A DNA window from Hydra vulgaris chromosome 13, alternate assembly HydraT2T_AEP contains the following coding sequences:
- the LOC136090311 gene encoding uncharacterized protein LOC136090311 isoform X2 yields the protein MLHYVLLTLLVTVCTCNHIVEIDSINGNESIACTNGTLKTPCKSLNYVFANIKNMSYSTLKILKGEHVLFTEIRVNGIVSMEIVSFDNALLQCVNSAGITFISSSNVTVRGVTLKNCGAKHNKIKYKNKGNFYHSFMSTAICFIKCKDVVIDNVIFQENEGVALAFFDVGNYVQIYQSFFDSNVNYLTKENISVGGGVYVELSNYTSLNSFINTDTKYLIKKCNFSNNFLVSGLKQTDMSTKVQQNVYARGAGLSIVIKGDARRNVLNIVDCLFINNTALWGGGMFVYLAEECENNSLLFNGCTFEANRAILAGGGIRIYEESKQITSLKENNIKLENVLFKKNLAIWGGGVSIKGTTQNKYEDSATNTIFEKCIFDENHGTVGFAIGLHTRNFKRNIFNRGVSYRVVINNCIFNKNQMTLSEDKKVRGQGCIYFKEAFLVLTGNNSFTCNQGTAIVLESASLTFGSTSYSAFQNNTGTEGGAIALYGTSWLELEKGCSVLFDRNSALRRGGALFVKHAGPPRVGFQNTELQSSPCFIRYNDMDTFEWPVNITFRENYAPPSSGNSIYASTLQYCRSDGESRINSTALVWPFIKYESVRTDPEIVTSPIELNFNKEQWNVSPFFSFSTDVHQIDERGQSVYGSVKIDINSENKSVTLDPPNYDFIVRNKISKLKLLGKTLSKFSVTLITNNDQLVVSPTYNVSLSLCLPGFRLRGNKCVCMDAEVGDVIHCLENGTVYVLRGRWGYVNSKTSLLETVVCPQSYCKCHIGIEEYLCQFDVKEQCSENRRGRLCSQCDKGYSVAFFNDDCKICTTKWWLVILLILTAILVFYIVLLIALSFIDVDEFFGYFNVFFYWYQMIDLVTPVNVELTRGTLFLIGFISLNGTGGNTGFCLFDGLNNLAKLVLNYVPTVLFLITAFTLHFNFIWKLFCCNNYKTLSTVEADNRRITSRGRAISFVIVVTFSQIIIVSFRLLQFVEIDGQYYLHKAAFARYFRPPHIYCGLLALCFLLVMFAFISLLFLNPKKIRECKHIGKKYITYVVPVFDALKSCFDKSKLIGNDNSRQEKEIKKNSKYQRRFATFYFIFRAIMIIISVIARNEIIKLVLLSSVSVISLGIFASFQPYRERCFNIWDTLALILMCIATLISLVLNVPFSASQTQLNAIRILLEIIIWLPFVTLTLRLGWKWRIHLYKRLSKRSSLIEKNDNTSVSGFPLRVIEHISNENIDENQV from the coding sequence ATGCTTCATTATGTATTATTAACATTACTTGTCACTGTATGTACATGCAATCATATAGTTGAAATTGATAGCATCAATGGGAACGAGAGCATTGCTTGCACGAATGGTACATTAAAAACACCTTGCAAAAGCTTAAACTACGTTTttgctaatattaaaaatatgagcTATTCaacattaaagattttaaaaggaGAACATGTTCTTTTTACGGAGATTCGGGTAAATGGTATTGTTTCTATGGAAATTGTTTCTTTTGACAACGCTTTGCTCCAATGCGTTAATTCAGCTGgaataacatttatttcttcAAGTAATGTTACTGTACGGGGAGTTACACTTAAAAATTGCGGTGCAAAACATAATAagattaaatacaaaaacaaaggAAACTTTTATCATTCTTTCATGAGCACagcaatttgttttattaaatgcaaaGATGTTGTTATAGATAATGTTATATTCCAAGAAAATGAAGGCGTTGCTCTTGCTTTCTTTGATGTTGGCAATTACGTGCAAATTTACCAATCATTTTTTGATTctaatgtaaattatttaacaaaagaaaatatttcagtGGGTGGTGGGGTGTATGTTGAGTTATCCAATTACACAAGTTTAAACTCATTTATTAATACAGATACcaaatatcttattaaaaaatgtaacttttcaaacaatttcttGGTCAGTGGGTTAAAACAAACAGATATGTCCACCAAAGTCCAACAAAATGTATATGCGAGAGGCGCTGGTCTCTCAATTGTGATAAAAGGAGATGCAAgaagaaatgttttaaacattgttgattgtttatttattaacaacactGCTCTTTGGGGAGGAGGTATGTTTGTATATTTAGCAGAGGAATGCGAAAACAATTCACTATTATTCAATGGCTGCACATTTGAAGCAAATAGAGCCATTTTAGCCGGTGGCGGTATTCGTATTTATGAGGAATCCAAGCAAATAACATcgttgaaagaaaataatattaaactagaaaacgtattattcaaaaaaaatttagccatATGGGGAGGAGGAGTCTCCATTAAAGGAACAACGCAAAACAAGTATGAGGATTCGGCAACTAATAcgatttttgaaaaatgcatttttgatGAAAACCATGGCACTGTAGGTTTTGCAATTGGCCTTCATAcacgaaattttaaaagaaacatatttAATAGAGGAGTATCATATCGGGTTGTTATAAACAATTGCATATTTAATAAGAATCAAATGACTTTATCTGAAGATAAAAAAGTCAGAGGTCAAGGTTGTATTTACTTCAAAGAAGCATTTCTAGTGCTTACTGGAAACAATAGTTTTACATGTAATCAGGGAACAGCTATTGTGCTGGAATCTGCATCTTTAACATTTGGGAGCACTAGCTATTCTGCATTTCAAAATAATACGGGAACAGAAGGAGGTGCAATTGCTTTGTATGGAACGTCATGGTTAGAGCTAGAAAAAGGCTGCAGCGTTTTGTTTGATCGAAATTCGGCATTGCGAAGAGGAGGTGCATTATTTGTTAAACATGCCGGTCCTCCTCGAGTTGGGTTTCAAAATACAGAATTACAATCTTCTCCATGTTTCATACGCTATAATGATATGGATACTTTTGAATGGCCTGTTAATATAACTTTTCGTGAAAACTATGCTCCACCAAGCTCAGGAAACTCTATATACGCTTCAACACTACAATATTGTCGCTCCGATGGCGAGAGTCGCATAAACTCAACAGCACTAGTTTGGCCATTTATAAAATACGAGAGTGTCAGAACAGATCCAGAAATTGTAACAAGTCCCATagaattaaactttaataaagaacaaTGGAACGTTTCACCATTCTTCTCTTTTTCGACAGATGTCCACCAAATAGATGAACGCGGTCAAAGTGTCTATGGTTCcgtaaaaatagatataaatagcGAAAATAAATCTGTAACTTTAGATCCTCCAAACTACGATTTTATTGTGAGAAATAAAATATCCAAACTAAAGTTATTGGGGAAAACACTATCAAAGTTTTCTGTGACTTTGATTACTAATAACGATCAACTTGTTGTTTCGCCAACATATAATGTTTCTTTAAGTTTATGCTTACCAGGCTTTCGCCTGAGGGGAAACAAATGTGTTTGCATGGATGCCGAGGTTGGAGATGTAATTCATTGTTTAGAAAATGGAACTGTGTATGTTTTACGAGGCAGATGGGGTTATGTAAATAGTAAAACTAGTTTGCTTGAAACTGTAGTGTGTCCACAATCATATTGCAAATGCCATATTGGTATCGAAGAATATTTATGTCAGTTTGATGTAAAAGAACAATGTTCTGAAAACCGTCGAGGAAGACTTTGTAGTCAATGTGATAAAGGGTATAGCgtagctttttttaatgatgattgTAAAATCTGTACTACAAAATGGTGGCTAGTCATTTTACTGATTTTAACTGctatattagtattttatattgtattgcTTATTGCTCTCAGCTTTATTGACGTGGATgaattttttggatattttaacGTTTTCTTTTATTGGTACCAAATGATTGATTTGGTTACTCCTGTAAACGTAGAGCTTACCCGAGGTACACtgtttttaattggttttatttcattaaatggAACTGGTGGTAACACAGgcttttgtttatttgatgGACTCAATAACTTAGCTAAACTTGTACTAAACTACGTACCAACAGTTTTATTCCTCATTACTGCATTTACGTtgcattttaactttatatggaaattattttgttgtaataactataaaacGTTATCAACAGTGGAAGCCGATAATAGGCGGATAACATCCCGTGGCAGAGCAATAAGCTTTGTAATTGTGGTAACGTTTTCTCAGATTATCATAGTTTCTTTTAGACTTCTTCAATTTGTTGAAATTGATGGTCAGTATTATTTACACAAAGCAGCGTTTGCAAGGTACTTTCGACCTCCTCATATATATTGCGGATTACTTGCTTTgtgttttttacttgttatgtTCGCATTCatatcacttttatttttaaatcctaaaaaaataagAGAATGTAAACatattggtaaaaaatatattacatacgTTGTTCCTGTTTTTGATGCGTTAAAGAGCTGCTTTGATAAATCAAAGTTAATTGGGAACGATAATAGCCgacaagaaaaagaaataaaaaagaactcaAAGTACCAGCGAAGgtttgcaactttttattttatcttcagAGCTATAATGATTATCATTTCTGTTATTGCTCGGAACGAAATTATTAAGCTTGTTCTCCTTTCGTCGGTATCTGTTATATCTCTAGGAATTTTTGCCTCATTTCAGCCTTACAGAGAACGTTGTTTTAACATTTGGGATACGCTCGCCTTAATTTTAATGTGTATTGCTACCTTAATTAGTTTAGTTCTAAACGTTCCATTTTCTGCAAGTCAGACTCAATTGAATGCCATTAGAATATTGTTGGAAATCATTATTTGGTTGCCATTTGTAACCTTAACTTTAAGGCTTGGTTGGAAGTGGCGAATACATCTGTACAAAAGGTTATCAAAAAGATCCAGTTTAATAGAGAAAAAcg
- the LOC136090311 gene encoding uncharacterized protein LOC136090311 isoform X1, whose protein sequence is MHHKVDGVRSTRRTGKMLHYVLLTLLVTVCTCNHIVEIDSINGNESIACTNGTLKTPCKSLNYVFANIKNMSYSTLKILKGEHVLFTEIRVNGIVSMEIVSFDNALLQCVNSAGITFISSSNVTVRGVTLKNCGAKHNKIKYKNKGNFYHSFMSTAICFIKCKDVVIDNVIFQENEGVALAFFDVGNYVQIYQSFFDSNVNYLTKENISVGGGVYVELSNYTSLNSFINTDTKYLIKKCNFSNNFLVSGLKQTDMSTKVQQNVYARGAGLSIVIKGDARRNVLNIVDCLFINNTALWGGGMFVYLAEECENNSLLFNGCTFEANRAILAGGGIRIYEESKQITSLKENNIKLENVLFKKNLAIWGGGVSIKGTTQNKYEDSATNTIFEKCIFDENHGTVGFAIGLHTRNFKRNIFNRGVSYRVVINNCIFNKNQMTLSEDKKVRGQGCIYFKEAFLVLTGNNSFTCNQGTAIVLESASLTFGSTSYSAFQNNTGTEGGAIALYGTSWLELEKGCSVLFDRNSALRRGGALFVKHAGPPRVGFQNTELQSSPCFIRYNDMDTFEWPVNITFRENYAPPSSGNSIYASTLQYCRSDGESRINSTALVWPFIKYESVRTDPEIVTSPIELNFNKEQWNVSPFFSFSTDVHQIDERGQSVYGSVKIDINSENKSVTLDPPNYDFIVRNKISKLKLLGKTLSKFSVTLITNNDQLVVSPTYNVSLSLCLPGFRLRGNKCVCMDAEVGDVIHCLENGTVYVLRGRWGYVNSKTSLLETVVCPQSYCKCHIGIEEYLCQFDVKEQCSENRRGRLCSQCDKGYSVAFFNDDCKICTTKWWLVILLILTAILVFYIVLLIALSFIDVDEFFGYFNVFFYWYQMIDLVTPVNVELTRGTLFLIGFISLNGTGGNTGFCLFDGLNNLAKLVLNYVPTVLFLITAFTLHFNFIWKLFCCNNYKTLSTVEADNRRITSRGRAISFVIVVTFSQIIIVSFRLLQFVEIDGQYYLHKAAFARYFRPPHIYCGLLALCFLLVMFAFISLLFLNPKKIRECKHIGKKYITYVVPVFDALKSCFDKSKLIGNDNSRQEKEIKKNSKYQRRFATFYFIFRAIMIIISVIARNEIIKLVLLSSVSVISLGIFASFQPYRERCFNIWDTLALILMCIATLISLVLNVPFSASQTQLNAIRILLEIIIWLPFVTLTLRLGWKWRIHLYKRLSKRSSLIEKNDNTSVSGFPLRVIEHISNENIDENQV, encoded by the exons ATGCATCACAAGGTGGACGGAGTACGCAGCACAAGGAGGACG GGTAAAATGCTTCATTATGTATTATTAACATTACTTGTCACTGTATGTACATGCAATCATATAGTTGAAATTGATAGCATCAATGGGAACGAGAGCATTGCTTGCACGAATGGTACATTAAAAACACCTTGCAAAAGCTTAAACTACGTTTttgctaatattaaaaatatgagcTATTCaacattaaagattttaaaaggaGAACATGTTCTTTTTACGGAGATTCGGGTAAATGGTATTGTTTCTATGGAAATTGTTTCTTTTGACAACGCTTTGCTCCAATGCGTTAATTCAGCTGgaataacatttatttcttcAAGTAATGTTACTGTACGGGGAGTTACACTTAAAAATTGCGGTGCAAAACATAATAagattaaatacaaaaacaaaggAAACTTTTATCATTCTTTCATGAGCACagcaatttgttttattaaatgcaaaGATGTTGTTATAGATAATGTTATATTCCAAGAAAATGAAGGCGTTGCTCTTGCTTTCTTTGATGTTGGCAATTACGTGCAAATTTACCAATCATTTTTTGATTctaatgtaaattatttaacaaaagaaaatatttcagtGGGTGGTGGGGTGTATGTTGAGTTATCCAATTACACAAGTTTAAACTCATTTATTAATACAGATACcaaatatcttattaaaaaatgtaacttttcaaacaatttcttGGTCAGTGGGTTAAAACAAACAGATATGTCCACCAAAGTCCAACAAAATGTATATGCGAGAGGCGCTGGTCTCTCAATTGTGATAAAAGGAGATGCAAgaagaaatgttttaaacattgttgattgtttatttattaacaacactGCTCTTTGGGGAGGAGGTATGTTTGTATATTTAGCAGAGGAATGCGAAAACAATTCACTATTATTCAATGGCTGCACATTTGAAGCAAATAGAGCCATTTTAGCCGGTGGCGGTATTCGTATTTATGAGGAATCCAAGCAAATAACATcgttgaaagaaaataatattaaactagaaaacgtattattcaaaaaaaatttagccatATGGGGAGGAGGAGTCTCCATTAAAGGAACAACGCAAAACAAGTATGAGGATTCGGCAACTAATAcgatttttgaaaaatgcatttttgatGAAAACCATGGCACTGTAGGTTTTGCAATTGGCCTTCATAcacgaaattttaaaagaaacatatttAATAGAGGAGTATCATATCGGGTTGTTATAAACAATTGCATATTTAATAAGAATCAAATGACTTTATCTGAAGATAAAAAAGTCAGAGGTCAAGGTTGTATTTACTTCAAAGAAGCATTTCTAGTGCTTACTGGAAACAATAGTTTTACATGTAATCAGGGAACAGCTATTGTGCTGGAATCTGCATCTTTAACATTTGGGAGCACTAGCTATTCTGCATTTCAAAATAATACGGGAACAGAAGGAGGTGCAATTGCTTTGTATGGAACGTCATGGTTAGAGCTAGAAAAAGGCTGCAGCGTTTTGTTTGATCGAAATTCGGCATTGCGAAGAGGAGGTGCATTATTTGTTAAACATGCCGGTCCTCCTCGAGTTGGGTTTCAAAATACAGAATTACAATCTTCTCCATGTTTCATACGCTATAATGATATGGATACTTTTGAATGGCCTGTTAATATAACTTTTCGTGAAAACTATGCTCCACCAAGCTCAGGAAACTCTATATACGCTTCAACACTACAATATTGTCGCTCCGATGGCGAGAGTCGCATAAACTCAACAGCACTAGTTTGGCCATTTATAAAATACGAGAGTGTCAGAACAGATCCAGAAATTGTAACAAGTCCCATagaattaaactttaataaagaacaaTGGAACGTTTCACCATTCTTCTCTTTTTCGACAGATGTCCACCAAATAGATGAACGCGGTCAAAGTGTCTATGGTTCcgtaaaaatagatataaatagcGAAAATAAATCTGTAACTTTAGATCCTCCAAACTACGATTTTATTGTGAGAAATAAAATATCCAAACTAAAGTTATTGGGGAAAACACTATCAAAGTTTTCTGTGACTTTGATTACTAATAACGATCAACTTGTTGTTTCGCCAACATATAATGTTTCTTTAAGTTTATGCTTACCAGGCTTTCGCCTGAGGGGAAACAAATGTGTTTGCATGGATGCCGAGGTTGGAGATGTAATTCATTGTTTAGAAAATGGAACTGTGTATGTTTTACGAGGCAGATGGGGTTATGTAAATAGTAAAACTAGTTTGCTTGAAACTGTAGTGTGTCCACAATCATATTGCAAATGCCATATTGGTATCGAAGAATATTTATGTCAGTTTGATGTAAAAGAACAATGTTCTGAAAACCGTCGAGGAAGACTTTGTAGTCAATGTGATAAAGGGTATAGCgtagctttttttaatgatgattgTAAAATCTGTACTACAAAATGGTGGCTAGTCATTTTACTGATTTTAACTGctatattagtattttatattgtattgcTTATTGCTCTCAGCTTTATTGACGTGGATgaattttttggatattttaacGTTTTCTTTTATTGGTACCAAATGATTGATTTGGTTACTCCTGTAAACGTAGAGCTTACCCGAGGTACACtgtttttaattggttttatttcattaaatggAACTGGTGGTAACACAGgcttttgtttatttgatgGACTCAATAACTTAGCTAAACTTGTACTAAACTACGTACCAACAGTTTTATTCCTCATTACTGCATTTACGTtgcattttaactttatatggaaattattttgttgtaataactataaaacGTTATCAACAGTGGAAGCCGATAATAGGCGGATAACATCCCGTGGCAGAGCAATAAGCTTTGTAATTGTGGTAACGTTTTCTCAGATTATCATAGTTTCTTTTAGACTTCTTCAATTTGTTGAAATTGATGGTCAGTATTATTTACACAAAGCAGCGTTTGCAAGGTACTTTCGACCTCCTCATATATATTGCGGATTACTTGCTTTgtgttttttacttgttatgtTCGCATTCatatcacttttatttttaaatcctaaaaaaataagAGAATGTAAACatattggtaaaaaatatattacatacgTTGTTCCTGTTTTTGATGCGTTAAAGAGCTGCTTTGATAAATCAAAGTTAATTGGGAACGATAATAGCCgacaagaaaaagaaataaaaaagaactcaAAGTACCAGCGAAGgtttgcaactttttattttatcttcagAGCTATAATGATTATCATTTCTGTTATTGCTCGGAACGAAATTATTAAGCTTGTTCTCCTTTCGTCGGTATCTGTTATATCTCTAGGAATTTTTGCCTCATTTCAGCCTTACAGAGAACGTTGTTTTAACATTTGGGATACGCTCGCCTTAATTTTAATGTGTATTGCTACCTTAATTAGTTTAGTTCTAAACGTTCCATTTTCTGCAAGTCAGACTCAATTGAATGCCATTAGAATATTGTTGGAAATCATTATTTGGTTGCCATTTGTAACCTTAACTTTAAGGCTTGGTTGGAAGTGGCGAATACATCTGTACAAAAGGTTATCAAAAAGATCCAGTTTAATAGAGAAAAAcg